One region of Jatrophihabitans cynanchi genomic DNA includes:
- the rpe gene encoding ribulose-phosphate 3-epimerase — MIAPSILAADFARLGEEADAVDNADWLHVDVMDAHFVPNLTLGLPVVQSLRKATALPLDCHLMIDDPDRWAPGYAEAGAANVTIHVEAARDPVQVARAIRAAGAFAGLSVKPGTPLEPYLELLREFDTLLVMTVEPGFGGQEFMAEVLPKVRLAREQVNAGHLRLFVEVDGGVGADTIEAAAEAGADVFVAGSAVYGADDPARAVDALRDRARAAMAR, encoded by the coding sequence ATGATCGCGCCCAGCATCCTGGCCGCGGACTTCGCGCGGCTCGGCGAGGAGGCCGACGCGGTCGACAACGCGGACTGGCTGCACGTGGACGTGATGGATGCCCACTTCGTCCCGAACCTGACGCTCGGCCTGCCGGTCGTGCAGAGCCTGCGCAAGGCCACCGCCCTCCCGCTCGACTGCCACCTGATGATCGACGACCCGGACCGGTGGGCCCCGGGCTACGCCGAGGCGGGCGCCGCGAACGTGACCATCCACGTCGAGGCCGCGCGCGACCCGGTCCAGGTGGCGCGTGCGATCCGCGCGGCCGGCGCCTTCGCCGGTCTGTCGGTGAAGCCGGGGACGCCGTTGGAGCCGTACCTGGAGCTCCTGCGCGAGTTCGACACGCTCCTGGTGATGACGGTCGAGCCCGGCTTCGGTGGCCAGGAGTTCATGGCCGAGGTGCTGCCCAAGGTCCGCCTGGCGCGCGAGCAGGTCAACGCCGGTCACCTACGCCTGTTCGTCGAGGTCGACGGTGGCGTCGGTGCCGACACCATCGAAGCCGCCGCCGAGGCCGGCGCCGACGTATTCGTGGCCGGCTCCGCGGTGTACGGCGCCGACGACCCGGCGCGCGCGGTGGACGCGCTGCGGGACAGGGCGCGCGCCGCCATGGCCCGGTAG
- a CDS encoding calcium/proton exchanger, translating to MTLSSKDLRLTGGCAVIGVVAGVLHFAGVNDVVTFIVAALALALLATLVGRSVEALGDQLSPGATGVVQSAFGNLPELFVTLFALHAGLYEVVRSAIVGSILANVLAVLGLAFFIGGLKHGTQRFGTDAAKRLSLMLVLAVAALLVPSLTATLHTPAAGHERVLSIIVAIVLLALFVASLPASIRRESTAATAATGATGATGATAATAATGATGATGATAATGATAATGATGATAATGPEAAETSAAHTPNWPLPLALGMLAAAGVAAALVSDWFVDALTPAMDSLGISQAFAGLVIVAIAGNAVENVVGVQLAARNKPDVALAVILQSPLQIALVLAPVVVLAAPLVGATFTLVLSPLLIAVLAVAVLVTVLVVLDGESNWFEGLSLVALYALIAAAFWWG from the coding sequence ATGACCCTGAGCTCCAAGGATCTGCGCCTGACCGGTGGCTGCGCTGTGATCGGCGTCGTCGCCGGCGTGCTGCACTTCGCCGGCGTCAATGACGTCGTCACGTTCATCGTCGCGGCACTCGCACTCGCGCTGCTCGCAACACTCGTCGGGCGCAGCGTCGAGGCGCTCGGCGACCAGCTCAGCCCGGGCGCAACCGGCGTCGTGCAGAGCGCGTTCGGCAACCTGCCGGAGCTGTTCGTCACGCTGTTCGCACTGCACGCCGGGCTCTACGAGGTGGTGCGCTCCGCGATCGTCGGCTCGATCCTGGCGAACGTGCTGGCCGTGCTCGGGCTCGCCTTCTTCATCGGCGGGCTCAAGCACGGCACGCAACGGTTCGGCACCGACGCCGCGAAACGGCTCAGCCTGATGCTCGTGCTCGCAGTGGCAGCGCTTCTCGTCCCCTCGCTGACCGCGACCCTGCACACGCCCGCCGCCGGCCACGAGCGGGTGTTGTCGATCATCGTCGCGATCGTGCTGCTGGCCCTGTTCGTCGCCTCGCTGCCGGCGTCGATCCGGCGCGAGTCGACCGCCGCGACCGCCGCGACCGGCGCGACCGGCGCGACCGGCGCGACCGCCGCGACCGCCGCGACCGGCGCGACCGGCGCGACCGGCGCGACCGCCGCGACCGGCGCGACCGCCGCGACCGGCGCGACCGGCGCGACCGCCGCGACCGGGCCGGAGGCGGCAGAGACATCGGCCGCCCACACCCCCAACTGGCCGCTCCCGCTCGCGCTGGGCATGCTCGCCGCGGCCGGTGTCGCCGCGGCGCTGGTGTCCGACTGGTTCGTCGACGCCCTGACGCCGGCGATGGACAGCCTGGGCATCAGCCAGGCTTTCGCCGGCCTGGTGATCGTCGCTATCGCGGGCAACGCGGTGGAGAACGTGGTCGGGGTGCAACTGGCGGCGCGGAACAAGCCGGACGTCGCGCTCGCGGTGATCCTGCAGAGCCCGCTGCAGATCGCGCTGGTGCTCGCGCCCGTGGTGGTGCTCGCCGCCCCGCTCGTCGGCGCCACGTTCACGCTGGTGCTCTCGCCGCTGCTGATCGCGGTGCTCGCCGTCGCGGTGCTGGTCACGGTTCTGGTCGTGCTCGACGGCGAGTCCAACTGGTTCGAGGGGCTGTCCCTGGTCGCGCTGTACGCGCTGATCGCGGCCGCGTTCTGGTGGGGCTGA
- a CDS encoding RNA polymerase sigma factor, which produces MDADRERFEELFRRHYAPVVRYAVRRVGVDAAQEVVADTFLTAWRRLDSVPEHALPWLYATARRLIANEVRRQARGARLGQKIAGGADGAVPDHAEEIADRLRVGAALQQLTERDREVLRLAEWERLDSADSARVLGCSVAAFKVRLHRARRRLAAALDSGACAPTPVEVLNRGDRS; this is translated from the coding sequence GTGGACGCCGACCGCGAACGCTTCGAAGAGCTCTTCCGGCGTCACTACGCACCGGTCGTGCGGTATGCGGTGCGCCGCGTGGGTGTGGATGCGGCGCAGGAGGTCGTCGCCGACACCTTCCTGACCGCCTGGCGGCGTCTCGACTCGGTTCCCGAACACGCGCTGCCATGGCTGTACGCAACCGCTCGCCGGCTGATCGCGAACGAGGTGCGCCGCCAGGCCCGGGGCGCGCGGCTCGGACAGAAGATCGCAGGCGGCGCCGACGGCGCCGTGCCGGACCACGCCGAGGAGATAGCTGATCGGCTCCGAGTCGGTGCCGCGCTGCAACAACTGACCGAACGTGACCGCGAGGTGCTGCGCCTTGCCGAGTGGGAGCGCCTGGACAGCGCCGACTCCGCACGCGTCCTCGGCTGCTCGGTTGCCGCTTTCAAGGTGCGCCTGCATCGGGCCAGACGCCGGCTCGCTGCTGCGCTCGACAGTGGCGCGTGCGCGCCCACACCCGTCGAGGTTCTCAACCGAGGAGACCGCTCATGA
- a CDS encoding methionyl-tRNA formyltransferase: MRLVFAGTPAAAVPSLRALLDSSRHDVVAVVTRPPARAGRGRRESIQPVAELARDAGLPVLTPQRAGDPDFLAQLAELAPDCCPVVAYGALLPPSALAVPKHGWVNLHFSLLPAWRGAAPVQHAILHGDDVTGATTFLIEAGLDTGPVFGVVTETIRGDDTAGDLLERLALSGAGLLAATLDGIEDGSLIAVPQLPDGVSVAGKITVADAKVDWTAPAQHIDRLVRACTPAPGAWTAFRGERLKLGPVRPQQVDTLAAGAVRVERNAVYAGTATADVELGTVQPPGKRPMAAADWARGTRPAEGDRLG, encoded by the coding sequence GTGAGGCTGGTCTTCGCGGGCACTCCCGCAGCTGCGGTGCCGTCGCTGCGGGCCCTGCTCGACTCGTCCCGGCATGACGTCGTCGCGGTCGTCACCAGGCCCCCCGCGCGCGCCGGGCGGGGCCGCCGCGAGAGCATCCAACCGGTGGCCGAACTCGCCAGGGACGCGGGCCTGCCGGTCCTCACCCCGCAACGCGCCGGCGATCCGGACTTCCTTGCCCAGCTGGCAGAACTCGCGCCGGACTGCTGCCCGGTAGTCGCCTACGGAGCGCTGTTACCCCCGTCCGCCCTCGCCGTTCCGAAGCATGGCTGGGTGAACCTGCACTTCTCGCTACTGCCGGCCTGGCGCGGCGCAGCGCCGGTGCAACACGCGATCCTGCATGGTGACGACGTCACCGGCGCGACCACGTTCCTCATCGAGGCGGGGCTGGACACCGGGCCGGTGTTCGGGGTGGTCACCGAGACGATCCGCGGGGACGATACGGCCGGCGACCTGCTCGAGCGACTGGCACTGTCCGGCGCGGGGCTGCTCGCGGCGACGCTGGACGGGATCGAGGACGGCTCGCTCATCGCAGTACCGCAACTCCCCGACGGCGTCTCGGTAGCCGGCAAGATCACCGTTGCCGACGCGAAGGTCGACTGGACGGCCCCCGCGCAGCACATCGACCGGCTGGTCCGCGCATGCACGCCCGCCCCGGGCGCCTGGACGGCGTTCCGTGGCGAGCGACTCAAGCTCGGGCCGGTGCGCCCGCAGCAGGTGGACACGCTCGCCGCGGGCGCGGTTCGGGTCGAGCGCAACGCCGTGTACGCCGGGACCGCGACCGCCGACGTCGAGCTCGGCACCGTCCAACCGCCGGGCAAGCGTCCGATGGCCGCGGCCGACTGGGCCCGCGGCACGCGCCCGGCCGAGGGGGACCGGCTTGGCTAG
- a CDS encoding tyrosine-type recombinase/integrase gives MDMTVTGIGSVVVAELRAAGYMESTIGNYEKSIRALTQLADGRGGKYTPALGAEFAAMTISPRTGRFSVQRRFDYGRLVRVFNSYVTTGRVELACCTRGGGGPRPVSREFVRLVGAWEADMADRALASATRDAYGRVARDYLVFLEAGGIRRLRDADGASVLSYLNSLTATWKTSSLFWVVSNFRPFLKFTGRSDLVDALGLAGLKRSHRIVPALPDEAQRLIVQACATPAIPARDAAITLLAVTTGLRACDIISLLRDDIDWRARTASLVQQKTHNPLTVPLTDLVVDRLAEYVLDQRPDSPDEHLFVRSVAPHTRLADHATVHRVITTVFRRAGVADVLGSTRLLRHNAATRLLRASVPLPTIAAVLGHARPKSTDLYLSVDVVRLLDCVLDVPAGARP, from the coding sequence ATGGACATGACGGTCACGGGGATCGGGTCGGTTGTTGTCGCGGAGCTGCGCGCGGCCGGCTATATGGAGTCAACGATCGGCAACTACGAGAAGTCGATCAGGGCGTTGACGCAACTCGCCGACGGGCGGGGCGGCAAGTACACACCGGCGCTGGGTGCGGAGTTCGCGGCGATGACGATCAGCCCGCGGACGGGCAGGTTCAGCGTGCAGCGCCGGTTCGACTACGGACGGCTGGTCCGCGTGTTCAACTCCTACGTCACCACGGGCCGGGTCGAGTTGGCTTGCTGCACCCGTGGCGGGGGCGGGCCCCGTCCTGTCTCGCGGGAGTTCGTCCGGCTTGTTGGCGCGTGGGAGGCCGACATGGCTGACCGGGCTCTCGCGTCCGCGACCCGGGATGCCTACGGCCGGGTCGCTCGCGATTACCTGGTGTTCCTGGAGGCAGGCGGGATCCGCCGTCTCCGTGACGCCGACGGGGCGAGCGTGCTGAGCTACCTGAACTCGTTGACGGCTACGTGGAAGACGTCGTCGCTGTTCTGGGTCGTGTCGAACTTCCGCCCGTTCTTGAAGTTCACCGGCCGCAGCGACCTGGTCGACGCGCTCGGGTTGGCTGGCCTCAAGCGCTCTCACCGGATCGTGCCGGCGCTGCCGGACGAGGCGCAGCGCCTGATCGTGCAGGCATGCGCAACGCCGGCTATACCGGCACGGGATGCTGCCATCACGCTGCTTGCGGTCACGACGGGGCTGCGCGCATGCGACATCATCAGTCTGCTTCGTGACGACATCGACTGGCGGGCACGGACCGCGAGCCTCGTGCAGCAGAAGACCCACAACCCGCTGACAGTGCCGCTGACCGATCTGGTAGTCGACCGGCTTGCCGAGTACGTCCTTGACCAGCGGCCAGACTCGCCGGACGAGCATCTGTTCGTGCGTTCGGTGGCCCCGCACACGCGGCTGGCCGACCACGCCACGGTCCACCGGGTGATCACCACGGTGTTCCGTCGGGCCGGCGTCGCGGACGTGCTGGGCAGCACGCGTCTGTTGCGGCACAACGCCGCGACACGGCTGCTGAGGGCGTCGGTGCCGTTGCCGACCATCGCGGCCGTGCTCGGCCACGCGCGGCCGAAATCGACTGACCTGTATCTGAGCGTCGATGTCGTGCGCCTGCTCGACTGCGTCCTCGACGTCCCCGCCGGCGCGCGGCCATGA
- a CDS encoding tyrosine-type recombinase/integrase, with amino-acid sequence MTKHDRATREPDFYRYARDYLHVYLPTMAHRSANTVEAYRISLECLLRYLAEQHHVARAHVSFDHLDRQHLKGWLAWMGGQQHYAPRTIGLRLTAVKAFLAYCAAEDLTLVTVSQQAKTLRAPTAAREPIEYLTEPETSAVLAAFTGRTPKSRRNRMLLILLYDTAARVGELTAMTLADLHLHRPGHVVLTGKGDKTRVVPLTAKTIEHLDVYLAEFHPGIARTETTRPVFYSLHNGAPTALSTDTVAAVLKRAATTARRRCPSIPEDIHCHMLRKTKAMDLYQQGIALPIIMRLLGHENMSTTSAFYAFATVDMMRKAVDAATPAVTTPQARRLTKERLQALYSLR; translated from the coding sequence ATGACCAAGCATGACCGAGCGACCCGCGAACCGGACTTCTACCGCTACGCCCGCGACTACCTGCACGTCTACCTGCCGACGATGGCGCACCGCTCGGCGAACACGGTCGAGGCCTACCGGATCAGCCTGGAATGCCTCCTGCGCTACCTCGCCGAACAGCACCACGTCGCCCGCGCACACGTCAGCTTCGACCATCTCGACCGGCAGCACTTGAAAGGATGGCTCGCCTGGATGGGCGGGCAGCAGCACTACGCGCCACGGACGATCGGCCTGCGGCTCACCGCCGTCAAAGCGTTCCTGGCCTACTGCGCGGCCGAAGACCTCACCCTCGTCACGGTCAGCCAGCAAGCCAAGACGCTGCGCGCACCCACCGCGGCGAGGGAACCGATCGAGTACCTCACCGAACCCGAGACGAGCGCGGTGCTCGCCGCATTCACCGGCCGCACCCCGAAATCGCGGCGGAACCGGATGCTGCTGATCCTGCTCTACGACACCGCCGCCCGCGTCGGTGAGCTCACCGCCATGACGCTGGCCGACCTGCACCTGCACCGGCCCGGCCATGTGGTCCTCACCGGCAAAGGTGACAAGACCCGCGTCGTCCCGCTCACCGCGAAGACGATCGAACACCTGGACGTCTACCTCGCCGAGTTCCACCCCGGCATCGCCCGAACCGAAACGACCCGCCCGGTGTTCTACAGCTTGCACAACGGGGCACCGACCGCGCTGTCGACCGACACCGTCGCCGCAGTGCTCAAACGCGCCGCCACAACCGCACGCCGAAGATGTCCCTCGATTCCCGAAGACATCCACTGCCACATGCTGCGCAAGACCAAAGCGATGGACCTCTACCAGCAGGGCATCGCGCTGCCGATCATCATGCGACTCCTCGGCCACGAGAACATGTCGACCACCTCGGCGTTCTACGCCTTCGCCACCGTCGACATGATGCGCAAAGCCGTCGATGCCGCCACCCCAGCCGTCACGACACCCCAGGCGCGCCGACTCACGAA
- the def gene encoding peptide deformylase, whose protein sequence is MTVQPIRLFGDPVLRTAADEVTDFDKELRTLVADLAETMLAAPGSGLAAPQIGVGLRVFTYHIDDAQSGHLINPVLHFPSDEEQDGPEGCLSIPGLSWDCTRKANVVAHGQNMFGDPLTIEGAAILARCIQHETDHLDGVLFVDRLDAQTRKAAMKQIREASWAGLTPPTVKISPHATRGLAL, encoded by the coding sequence GTGACAGTCCAGCCGATACGCCTGTTCGGTGACCCGGTCCTGCGCACCGCAGCCGACGAGGTCACCGACTTCGACAAGGAGCTGCGCACCCTCGTCGCCGACCTTGCCGAGACGATGCTCGCCGCACCTGGCTCCGGCCTTGCCGCGCCGCAGATCGGCGTCGGCCTGCGCGTGTTCACCTATCACATCGACGACGCGCAGTCCGGGCACCTGATCAACCCCGTCCTGCACTTCCCGAGTGACGAGGAGCAGGACGGCCCGGAGGGGTGCCTTTCGATCCCCGGGCTGAGCTGGGACTGCACGCGCAAGGCGAACGTGGTCGCGCACGGACAGAACATGTTCGGCGACCCGCTCACGATCGAGGGCGCCGCGATCCTGGCTCGCTGCATCCAGCACGAGACCGATCATCTGGACGGCGTGCTGTTCGTCGACCGGCTCGACGCGCAGACCCGCAAGGCGGCGATGAAGCAGATCCGCGAGGCGTCGTGGGCCGGGCTCACGCCGCCGACGGTGAAGATCAGCCCACACGCAACGCGCGGCCTGGCCTTGTGA
- a CDS encoding tyrosine-type recombinase/integrase: MSTKALAANGHDFTSAFAPHLAAYLAFKEQMGFYGASRVWYLRQFDAYCTSHDRTVFDRDTVEGWVSERLARTGPYRSWMSYIRDVGRWLQAHGQCDAYVLSDRWKAQRLPTHPYLLGEAEIEAFFATAAAVRAASPWRWQSVAFFTLMHCCGLRTGETRRLRPEHVHLRDRTLDVVDSKGNRSRRLPLTADVTRVLAKCDRITRAHFGPSRATFFISRTGNEVTGATIDEIFRRIWHQAALSRPSGGVQPTPYAFRHHFAYANVDRWMAQGKDVMAMLPYLARYMGHASIESTFYYIHTSPEFLHAYDGLTTAGQSLLPEVGFDDQA, encoded by the coding sequence ATGAGCACGAAGGCGCTGGCCGCGAACGGCCATGACTTCACCAGCGCGTTCGCACCGCACCTTGCCGCCTACCTCGCGTTCAAGGAGCAGATGGGGTTCTACGGCGCCTCCAGGGTCTGGTACCTGAGGCAGTTCGACGCCTACTGCACCTCTCACGACCGGACGGTGTTCGACCGCGACACGGTCGAGGGATGGGTCAGCGAGCGTCTGGCCCGCACGGGCCCCTACCGGTCCTGGATGTCCTACATCCGCGATGTCGGCCGCTGGCTGCAGGCCCACGGGCAGTGTGACGCCTACGTCTTGTCGGACCGGTGGAAGGCTCAACGCCTGCCCACGCACCCCTACTTGCTCGGCGAGGCGGAGATCGAGGCGTTCTTCGCTACTGCGGCGGCGGTGCGGGCGGCGTCGCCGTGGCGGTGGCAGTCGGTCGCGTTCTTCACGTTGATGCACTGTTGCGGGCTGCGGACCGGGGAGACCCGGCGGCTACGCCCCGAGCACGTGCACCTGCGCGACAGGACCCTCGACGTGGTCGACTCCAAGGGCAACCGGTCGCGAAGGCTCCCGCTCACTGCCGACGTCACGAGGGTTCTGGCCAAGTGCGACCGCATCACGCGTGCGCATTTCGGACCGTCACGGGCCACCTTCTTCATCTCGAGGACCGGCAACGAGGTCACAGGCGCGACCATCGATGAGATCTTCCGGCGTATCTGGCACCAGGCCGCTCTTTCACGGCCGAGCGGCGGGGTGCAGCCCACGCCCTACGCCTTCCGGCATCACTTCGCCTACGCCAACGTCGATCGCTGGATGGCGCAGGGCAAGGACGTCATGGCGATGCTTCCCTACCTGGCCCGCTACATGGGCCACGCCAGCATCGAGTCGACGTTCTACTACATCCACACCTCGCCGGAGTTCCTGCACGCCTACGACGGACTCACCACCGCAGGCCAGTCGCTGCTGCCGGAGGTCGGATTCGATGACCAAGCATGA
- a CDS encoding DUF222 domain-containing protein: MGESDQIVVDRITVDLVDPAQCTPLPTASDVLHRPDQAAGAASVLYPSGAVLTAVESLLPGRLSDTGLIDALTACDRLRALVDAKQSELLAELAHRDPDGEQFLREEAALALHLAPATTQDRLDTAAELTSRLWDTFDLLRSGHLSAVHARILATATVDLPDPVAAKVQAQVLRRAPGQTPGEFRAAVRRAVAKHHAKSQNEKHRAAAAQRHVRREQVEDGMGWLTLFAPADGIETVWTAVNAWGTKTSREDQRAADQRRADALVEICTAALALPGLPAEHGLRPSVNVTLNRHGFSAVFMLCCRRG; this comes from the coding sequence ATGGGCGAATCCGATCAGATCGTGGTCGACAGGATCACCGTCGACCTGGTCGACCCCGCCCAATGCACCCCACTCCCCACCGCCTCGGACGTGCTGCACCGGCCCGACCAGGCTGCCGGCGCGGCGAGCGTGCTGTACCCGTCCGGTGCGGTGTTGACCGCGGTCGAGTCGCTGCTGCCGGGCCGGCTCTCGGACACCGGCCTGATCGACGCCCTCACCGCCTGTGACCGGCTCCGTGCCCTGGTCGATGCCAAACAGAGCGAACTGCTCGCCGAACTCGCCCACCGCGACCCCGACGGTGAGCAGTTCCTGCGTGAGGAGGCGGCGCTCGCGCTGCACCTAGCACCGGCCACCACCCAGGACCGATTGGACACCGCAGCAGAACTGACCTCGCGGCTGTGGGACACGTTCGACCTGCTCCGCTCGGGGCACCTGTCCGCGGTACACGCCCGCATCCTGGCCACCGCCACCGTCGACCTGCCCGATCCGGTGGCCGCGAAAGTGCAGGCCCAGGTGCTGCGCCGGGCTCCGGGTCAGACACCCGGTGAGTTCCGCGCCGCCGTGCGCCGCGCGGTCGCCAAACACCACGCCAAGAGCCAGAACGAGAAACACCGCGCTGCGGCCGCGCAACGGCACGTGCGGCGCGAGCAGGTCGAGGACGGGATGGGCTGGTTGACCCTGTTCGCCCCGGCCGACGGCATCGAAACCGTATGGACCGCCGTCAACGCCTGGGGCACGAAGACCAGCCGCGAGGACCAGCGCGCCGCCGACCAACGCCGCGCCGACGCCCTCGTGGAGATCTGCACCGCCGCCCTGGCCCTGCCCGGCCTACCCGCCGAACACGGACTACGCCCGAGCGTGAACGTCACCCTGAACCGGCACGGGTTCTCTGCCGTCTTCATGCTGTGCTGCCGACGGGGTTGA
- a CDS encoding RsmB/NOP family class I SAM-dependent RNA methyltransferase translates to MASRPPRRPGSPRRARPAQPPRPAPVDRPRLTAYQLLRAVAAEDAYANLALPTLLREHGLTGRDAAFATELGYGTVRAAGTLDEVLAACIDRPPADVQPEVRDLLRLGAYQLLRTRIPAHAAVATTVELSRATGNGRAAGFLNAVLRKVSASDWDGWTARLAQGGTALRRIALHTAHPYWIAAAFAAALGEQPDGELDETRRALEADDLRPQTHLVAWPGRADRDELVTESGGSPGRYSPYAVRMDGGDPAALSAVRERRAGVQDEGSQLCALALANAALDGRDERWLDLCAGPGGKTALLAALAGPRNAHLTANELHPHRAELVRASTAHWDVEVLTGDARELPTPDGGYDRVLLDAPCTGLGALRRRPEARWRRGPQDVPELTALQRDLLAAALRLTRPGGVVAYVTCSPHLAETSEIVAGHDLLDARAAFPGVDHLGDGPTVQLWPHRHGTDAMFCALLRA, encoded by the coding sequence TTGGCTAGCCGACCGCCGCGCCGTCCCGGCAGCCCGCGCCGCGCCCGCCCGGCGCAGCCGCCCCGTCCGGCACCGGTCGATCGGCCGCGGCTGACCGCCTACCAGCTGCTGCGCGCCGTCGCCGCCGAGGACGCGTACGCGAACCTCGCACTACCGACGCTGCTCCGCGAGCACGGGCTCACCGGGCGCGACGCCGCGTTCGCCACCGAGCTCGGCTACGGCACCGTGCGCGCCGCCGGCACGTTGGACGAGGTGCTCGCCGCCTGCATCGACCGCCCGCCCGCCGACGTCCAGCCGGAGGTCCGCGACCTGCTCCGCCTCGGCGCCTACCAGCTGTTGCGCACCCGCATCCCAGCCCACGCCGCGGTCGCCACGACCGTCGAACTGTCCCGCGCAACAGGCAACGGCCGCGCAGCGGGCTTCCTCAACGCGGTATTGCGCAAGGTCTCCGCGTCGGACTGGGACGGCTGGACTGCGCGACTGGCGCAGGGCGGCACCGCGCTGCGCCGGATCGCGCTGCACACGGCGCATCCGTACTGGATCGCGGCCGCGTTCGCCGCAGCCCTCGGCGAGCAGCCGGACGGGGAGTTGGACGAGACCCGGCGCGCACTCGAGGCAGACGACCTGCGCCCCCAGACCCACCTCGTCGCCTGGCCCGGTCGCGCGGACCGGGACGAGCTGGTGACCGAGTCCGGCGGCTCGCCGGGCCGCTACTCGCCTTATGCGGTAAGGATGGACGGCGGTGATCCCGCCGCGCTGTCCGCCGTGCGCGAGCGGCGCGCCGGCGTGCAGGACGAGGGCAGCCAGCTGTGTGCGCTGGCCCTGGCGAACGCGGCACTCGACGGACGCGACGAGCGCTGGCTCGACCTGTGCGCGGGACCCGGCGGCAAGACCGCGCTGCTGGCCGCGCTGGCCGGACCGCGCAACGCGCACCTCACCGCGAACGAACTGCACCCGCACCGCGCCGAGCTGGTGCGCGCCAGCACCGCGCACTGGGACGTCGAGGTGCTGACCGGCGACGCGCGCGAACTGCCCACTCCGGACGGGGGATACGACCGAGTGCTGCTCGACGCGCCGTGCACCGGACTCGGTGCGCTGCGCCGCCGCCCGGAAGCCCGGTGGCGGCGTGGCCCGCAGGACGTGCCCGAGCTCACGGCGCTGCAGCGCGACCTGCTGGCTGCCGCGCTCCGCCTCACCCGGCCCGGCGGGGTCGTTGCGTACGTGACGTGCTCGCCACACCTGGCCGAGACGTCCGAGATCGTCGCCGGCCACGACCTGCTCGACGCCCGGGCGGCCTTCCCCGGCGTCGATCACCTCGGCGACGGCCCGACCGTGCAGCTCTGGCCGCACCGCCACGGCACCGACGCCATGTTCTGCGCGCTGCTCCGCGCGTAA